In one Aricia agestis chromosome 5, ilAriAges1.1, whole genome shotgun sequence genomic region, the following are encoded:
- the LOC121727490 gene encoding uncharacterized protein LOC121727490 isoform X2 → MAGNKINTKKREDKSKTLRNANQGNEDTEDIDFSILRKPIISSVTGFSQARKIFDVATEEIKSLISNECDLLYECKVCRNIFRSLVNFISHKRIYCREKFTASEHGHFVRPSSLAHEVKKFNKLEENYRASLKTGNEDDSSDRIPLTKDLSEVIERIAKRKAVQDGMIENQQVTLQKIPKSAVAVYQSVNYDGKITDSLRAQVQELNRITSMENAVLQKDGKFKIQNTLPNDPENVIQISDDDDEDEDSEDNNVHECKECDLQFTTLKTLKFHMKHKHLENRLVFPCPDCLAIFSTSWSVYRHLFKIHRKTAAQIRRLRESIQSKAFRMNNPPAFYEKRKSNIKNAPQKKTEEERLDQENQEWMDNMEGDGELPRCGGCGRAFARLAALVAHTNTCQPRSRALARRPQETKKIEIQIRKDYNKGPPTSMVFTKSENDIKDNPKEVAATKPVPTKDPIDVEENKLTEAVMTVIGDKEENMEIDTDSAIIEKKDITHENKDTWQDHKNMTQENKDTLLVNKDTTHDNKDTTQENKDTTQENEDALQDDKDMSQEKKFLNRLPYAYGAEKRNLDALKQKMNQDVELDSFLCKKCDTKCVDKGALIDHMANHYKWIRYGCKLCNFKHYEFDKLPEHIKIVHKLKGDSDFYFSTVKAIDSPEALEITELSDDVSETTATSPESRRPSRCSSDSSRMSDDSSSSSVRIEGSRKRKINRCRTNTKKFKESSGLDKSEDPKEEEMKPNIIDNESSSNSKTFEENSSDMDDVETDKSTKIITNDKPVSVASRRPVRKKTKPKNEDFEYDLSNLLKLEAQGYRDSLLSSSNKTYTSKKKMQDNQNAFDNLNKECTGALVTLSRKSVEKSKAVMKNSSFAFNSSSKRIVNVFAKPYTPKISKTDKSSPKKDAIESTNDQSPTKEATAAEAQAVDTKDTSKTTHASEVQNYNEKSQPETDTMTQKESILEKYETPNCSKNEPDTSKESDTKDTVPNEKDKSNSNVNVSKIFPIKFGRGIDVIKNPLIKKNLTDFTKAGMKTKILVIKPINRSKDGANSINTPLKFQTIKIKDPNKNKANEEKKTDQSVIAPVPKVECAIRPPSSLSSNEKGPLPSITQSFENNSDVVNTTTEINDDKSTKNDAVKSSDTKSNDNSDIKEQEVLAPENTKS, encoded by the exons ATGGctggaaacaaaataaatactaaGAAAAGGGAAGATAAAAGTAAAACATTAAGGAATGCCAATCAAGGAAATGAAGATACCGAAGATATTGATTTTTCAATTCTAAGAAAGCCTATAATATCAAGTGTTACTGGGTTCAGCCAGGCAAGAAAAATATTTGATGTAGCTACAGAAGAG atCAAGAGCTTAATTTCCAATGAGTGTGACCTCCTATATGAATGTAAAGTCTGCAGGAATATCTTCAGGAGCTTGGTGAATTTTATATCACACAAACGAATCTACTGTAGAGAAAAGTTTACTGCTTCTGAACATGGACATTTTGTTAGGCCCTCATCACTA gctcatgaagtgaagaaatttaataaGTTGGAGGAGAATTATAGAGCATCCTTAAAAACAGGAAATGAAGATGATTCAAGTGATCGTATACCACTTACAAAAGATCTGTCAGAGGTTATTGAAAGAATAGCTAAACGTAAAGCAGTGCAAGATGGTATGATAGAAAATCAGCAAGTTACTCTCCAAAAAATACCTAAAAGTGCAGTTGCTGTTTACCAAAGTGTTAACTATGACGGTAAAATCACTGATAGTCTTCGAGCTCAA GTTCAAGAACTTAACAGAATAACATCTATGGAAAATGCAGTATTGCAAAAAGATGGTAAATTCAAAATACAGAATACACTTCCCAATGATCCAGAAAATGTAATTCAGATcagtgatgatgacgatgaagaTGAAGATAGTGAGGATAACAATGTACACGAGTGCAAGGAAT GTGATTTGCAGTTTACAACTTTGAAAACATTAAAGTTCCACATGAAACATAAGCATCTGGAGAACAGGCTGGTATTCCCCTGTCCGGATTGTCTTGCAATATTCTCAACTTCCTGGAGTGTGTACCGTCATTTGTTTAAAATTCACCG AAAAACTGCAGCCCAGATTCGTAGACTCAGGGAATCCATACAGTCTAAAGCGTTTAGAATGAACAATCCTCCTGCATTCTATGAAAAAAGGAAATCTAACATCAAAAACGCTCCACAAAAGAAAACTGAAGAAGAGCGTTTGGATCAAGAGAATCAA GAATGGATGGACAATATGGAGGGAGACGGCGAGCTGCCCCGCTGCGGCGGGTGCGGGCGCGCGTTTGCCCGCCTAGCCGCTCTAGTGGCACATACCAACACCTGCCAACCCCGCTCCCGTGCGCTCGCTCGCCGCCCGCAGGAGACCAAGAAAATTGAAATACAAATCAGAAAGGACTACAACAAGGGTCCGCCGACTAGTATGGTCTTCACCAAATCTGAAAATG ATATTAAGGATAACCCCAAAGAAGTAGCGGCGACGAAACCTGTGCCAACAAAGGATCCTATTGATGTTGAGGAGAATAAATTAACGGAGGCGGTGATGACTGTAATAGGTGACAAAGAAGAAAATATGGAAATTGATACAGACTCCGCAATAATAGAGAAAAAAGATATTACGCATGAGAACAAAGATAC GTGGCAAGACCACAAAAACATGACACAGGAAAACAAAGACACATTGCTAGTAAATAAAGATACAACTCACGATAATAAAGATACAACGCAAGAAAACAAAGACACGACGCAAGAAAATGAAGACGCGTTGCAAGATGACAAAGATATGTCGCAAGAAAAGAAGTTCTTAAACAGATTGCCTTATGCTTATGGAGCTGAAAAAAGAAATTTGGATGCTCTCAAACAAAAAATGAATCAGGATGTTGAATTAGACAGTTTTCTATGTAAAAAATGTGATACAAAATGTGTCGATAAAGGAGCACTCATTGATCATATGGCAAATCATTACAAATGGATACGCTATGGATGTAAGCTGTGCAACTTTAAACATTACGAATTTGATAAATTACCAGAGCATATAAAGATTGTACATAAACTTAAAGGAGACTCAGATTTTTACTTTAGCACGGTAAAGGCTATAGACAGTCCTGAAGCATTAGAAATTACCGAATTATCTGATGATGTAAGTGAAACAACAGCAACTAGTCCCGAATCTAGGAGGCCTAGCAGATGTTCTAGTGATTCAAGTCGAATGTCAGACGATAGTTCATCCAGTAGTGTGCGTATAGAAGGATCCAGAAAACGAAAGATAAATCGCTGTAGAACTAACACAAAGAAATTTAAGGAATCATCTGGTCTTG ATAAAAGTGAGGATCCAAAGGAAGAAGAAATGAAACCGAATATAATAGACAATGAATCATCTTCAAATTCAAAAACGTTTGAAGAAAATTCGTCAGATATGGATGATGTTGAAACTGATAAAAGCACGAAAATTATAACTAACGACAAGCCTGTATCAGTAGCCTCCCGTAGACCAGTACGTAAGAAAACTAAACCAAAAAATGAGGATTTTGAGTACGATTTATCTAATTTATTAAAGCTGGAAGCTCAAGGATACAGAGATTCACTGTTATCGTCATCAAATAAAACTTATACGAGTAAAAAGAAAATGCAAGATAATCAAAACGCGtttgataatttaaataaagaatgtACTGGAGCGTTAGTTACATTGTCGAGAAAAAGTGTAGAGAAATCAAAAGCAGTTATGAAAAATAGCAGTTTCGCTTTCAATAGCAGCAGCAAGAGAATTGTCAATGTTTTTGCAAAACCGTACACGCCAAAAATATCGAAAACAGATAAATCTTCACCTAAGAAAGATGCAATAGAATCTACTAATGATCAGAGTCCCACGAAAGAAGCAACAGCAGCTGAGGCACAGGCCGTGGACACTAAAGATACTAGTAAGACTACTCATGCTTCTGAAGTTCAAAACTATAACGAGAAAAGTCAACCAGAGACTGATACTATGACCCAAAAAGAAAGTATTTTGGAAAAGTATGAAACTCCTAATTGTAGTAAAAATGAACCAGATACTAGCAAGGAGTCAGATACAAAGGATACTGTACCTAACGAAAAAGATAAAAGTAATAGTAATGTTAATGTCTCAAAAATATTTCCAATCAAATTCGGTCGAGGAatagatgtaataaaaaatcctttaataaaaaaaaatttaactgaCTTTACAAAAGCAGGAATGAAAACTAAAATTCTTGTTATTAAGCCTATTAATCGAAGTAAAGATGGAGCAAATAGTATAAACACTCCACTTAAATTTCAAACTATCAAAATTAAGGATCCCAACAAAAATAAAGCAAATGAAGAAAAGAAAACAGATCAAAGTGTGATTGCACCAGTTCCTAAGGTAGAATGTGCCATTCGTCCTCCATCTAGTTTAAGTAGCAATGAGAAAGGTCCTCTCCCCTCAATAactcagtcatttgaaaataataGTGATGTTGTAAATACCACTACTGAAATAAATGATGATAAAAGTACCAAAAATGATGCAGTGAAATCATCAGATACTAAAAGTAATGACAACAGTGACATCAAGGAGCAAGAAGTTTTAGCGCCTGAGAAtacaaaaagttaa
- the LOC121727490 gene encoding uncharacterized protein LOC121727490 isoform X1 gives MAGNKINTKKREDKSKTLRNANQGNEDTEDIDFSILRKPIISSVTGFSQARKIFDVATEEIKSLISNECDLLYECKVCRNIFRSLVNFISHKRIYCREKFTASEHGHFVRPSSLAHEVKKFNKLEENYRASLKTGNEDDSSDRIPLTKDLSEVIERIAKRKAVQDGMIENQQVTLQKIPKSAVAVYQSVNYDGKITDSLRAQVQELNRITSMENAVLQKDGKFKIQNTLPNDPENVIQISDDDDEDEDSEDNNVHECKECDLQFTTLKTLKFHMKHKHLENRLVFPCPDCLAIFSTSWSVYRHLFKIHRKTAAQIRRLRESIQSKAFRMNNPPAFYEKRKSNIKNAPQKKTEEERLDQENQEWMDNMEGDGELPRCGGCGRAFARLAALVAHTNTCQPRSRALARRPQETKKIEIQIRKDYNKGPPTSMVFTKSENDIKDNPKEVAATKPVPTKDPIDVEENKLTEAVMTVIGDKEENMEIDTDSAIIEKKDITHENKDTSQETKDRSQDNKDRLQDNKDRWQDHKNMTQENKDTLLVNKDTTHDNKDTTQENKDTTQENEDALQDDKDMSQEKKFLNRLPYAYGAEKRNLDALKQKMNQDVELDSFLCKKCDTKCVDKGALIDHMANHYKWIRYGCKLCNFKHYEFDKLPEHIKIVHKLKGDSDFYFSTVKAIDSPEALEITELSDDVSETTATSPESRRPSRCSSDSSRMSDDSSSSSVRIEGSRKRKINRCRTNTKKFKESSGLDKSEDPKEEEMKPNIIDNESSSNSKTFEENSSDMDDVETDKSTKIITNDKPVSVASRRPVRKKTKPKNEDFEYDLSNLLKLEAQGYRDSLLSSSNKTYTSKKKMQDNQNAFDNLNKECTGALVTLSRKSVEKSKAVMKNSSFAFNSSSKRIVNVFAKPYTPKISKTDKSSPKKDAIESTNDQSPTKEATAAEAQAVDTKDTSKTTHASEVQNYNEKSQPETDTMTQKESILEKYETPNCSKNEPDTSKESDTKDTVPNEKDKSNSNVNVSKIFPIKFGRGIDVIKNPLIKKNLTDFTKAGMKTKILVIKPINRSKDGANSINTPLKFQTIKIKDPNKNKANEEKKTDQSVIAPVPKVECAIRPPSSLSSNEKGPLPSITQSFENNSDVVNTTTEINDDKSTKNDAVKSSDTKSNDNSDIKEQEVLAPENTKS, from the exons ATGGctggaaacaaaataaatactaaGAAAAGGGAAGATAAAAGTAAAACATTAAGGAATGCCAATCAAGGAAATGAAGATACCGAAGATATTGATTTTTCAATTCTAAGAAAGCCTATAATATCAAGTGTTACTGGGTTCAGCCAGGCAAGAAAAATATTTGATGTAGCTACAGAAGAG atCAAGAGCTTAATTTCCAATGAGTGTGACCTCCTATATGAATGTAAAGTCTGCAGGAATATCTTCAGGAGCTTGGTGAATTTTATATCACACAAACGAATCTACTGTAGAGAAAAGTTTACTGCTTCTGAACATGGACATTTTGTTAGGCCCTCATCACTA gctcatgaagtgaagaaatttaataaGTTGGAGGAGAATTATAGAGCATCCTTAAAAACAGGAAATGAAGATGATTCAAGTGATCGTATACCACTTACAAAAGATCTGTCAGAGGTTATTGAAAGAATAGCTAAACGTAAAGCAGTGCAAGATGGTATGATAGAAAATCAGCAAGTTACTCTCCAAAAAATACCTAAAAGTGCAGTTGCTGTTTACCAAAGTGTTAACTATGACGGTAAAATCACTGATAGTCTTCGAGCTCAA GTTCAAGAACTTAACAGAATAACATCTATGGAAAATGCAGTATTGCAAAAAGATGGTAAATTCAAAATACAGAATACACTTCCCAATGATCCAGAAAATGTAATTCAGATcagtgatgatgacgatgaagaTGAAGATAGTGAGGATAACAATGTACACGAGTGCAAGGAAT GTGATTTGCAGTTTACAACTTTGAAAACATTAAAGTTCCACATGAAACATAAGCATCTGGAGAACAGGCTGGTATTCCCCTGTCCGGATTGTCTTGCAATATTCTCAACTTCCTGGAGTGTGTACCGTCATTTGTTTAAAATTCACCG AAAAACTGCAGCCCAGATTCGTAGACTCAGGGAATCCATACAGTCTAAAGCGTTTAGAATGAACAATCCTCCTGCATTCTATGAAAAAAGGAAATCTAACATCAAAAACGCTCCACAAAAGAAAACTGAAGAAGAGCGTTTGGATCAAGAGAATCAA GAATGGATGGACAATATGGAGGGAGACGGCGAGCTGCCCCGCTGCGGCGGGTGCGGGCGCGCGTTTGCCCGCCTAGCCGCTCTAGTGGCACATACCAACACCTGCCAACCCCGCTCCCGTGCGCTCGCTCGCCGCCCGCAGGAGACCAAGAAAATTGAAATACAAATCAGAAAGGACTACAACAAGGGTCCGCCGACTAGTATGGTCTTCACCAAATCTGAAAATG ATATTAAGGATAACCCCAAAGAAGTAGCGGCGACGAAACCTGTGCCAACAAAGGATCCTATTGATGTTGAGGAGAATAAATTAACGGAGGCGGTGATGACTGTAATAGGTGACAAAGAAGAAAATATGGAAATTGATACAGACTCCGCAATAATAGAGAAAAAAGATATTACGCATGAGAACAAAGATACGTCGCAAGAAACCAAAGATAGGTCGCAAGACAACAAAGACAGGTTGCAAGACAACAAAGACAGGTGGCAAGACCACAAAAACATGACACAGGAAAACAAAGACACATTGCTAGTAAATAAAGATACAACTCACGATAATAAAGATACAACGCAAGAAAACAAAGACACGACGCAAGAAAATGAAGACGCGTTGCAAGATGACAAAGATATGTCGCAAGAAAAGAAGTTCTTAAACAGATTGCCTTATGCTTATGGAGCTGAAAAAAGAAATTTGGATGCTCTCAAACAAAAAATGAATCAGGATGTTGAATTAGACAGTTTTCTATGTAAAAAATGTGATACAAAATGTGTCGATAAAGGAGCACTCATTGATCATATGGCAAATCATTACAAATGGATACGCTATGGATGTAAGCTGTGCAACTTTAAACATTACGAATTTGATAAATTACCAGAGCATATAAAGATTGTACATAAACTTAAAGGAGACTCAGATTTTTACTTTAGCACGGTAAAGGCTATAGACAGTCCTGAAGCATTAGAAATTACCGAATTATCTGATGATGTAAGTGAAACAACAGCAACTAGTCCCGAATCTAGGAGGCCTAGCAGATGTTCTAGTGATTCAAGTCGAATGTCAGACGATAGTTCATCCAGTAGTGTGCGTATAGAAGGATCCAGAAAACGAAAGATAAATCGCTGTAGAACTAACACAAAGAAATTTAAGGAATCATCTGGTCTTG ATAAAAGTGAGGATCCAAAGGAAGAAGAAATGAAACCGAATATAATAGACAATGAATCATCTTCAAATTCAAAAACGTTTGAAGAAAATTCGTCAGATATGGATGATGTTGAAACTGATAAAAGCACGAAAATTATAACTAACGACAAGCCTGTATCAGTAGCCTCCCGTAGACCAGTACGTAAGAAAACTAAACCAAAAAATGAGGATTTTGAGTACGATTTATCTAATTTATTAAAGCTGGAAGCTCAAGGATACAGAGATTCACTGTTATCGTCATCAAATAAAACTTATACGAGTAAAAAGAAAATGCAAGATAATCAAAACGCGtttgataatttaaataaagaatgtACTGGAGCGTTAGTTACATTGTCGAGAAAAAGTGTAGAGAAATCAAAAGCAGTTATGAAAAATAGCAGTTTCGCTTTCAATAGCAGCAGCAAGAGAATTGTCAATGTTTTTGCAAAACCGTACACGCCAAAAATATCGAAAACAGATAAATCTTCACCTAAGAAAGATGCAATAGAATCTACTAATGATCAGAGTCCCACGAAAGAAGCAACAGCAGCTGAGGCACAGGCCGTGGACACTAAAGATACTAGTAAGACTACTCATGCTTCTGAAGTTCAAAACTATAACGAGAAAAGTCAACCAGAGACTGATACTATGACCCAAAAAGAAAGTATTTTGGAAAAGTATGAAACTCCTAATTGTAGTAAAAATGAACCAGATACTAGCAAGGAGTCAGATACAAAGGATACTGTACCTAACGAAAAAGATAAAAGTAATAGTAATGTTAATGTCTCAAAAATATTTCCAATCAAATTCGGTCGAGGAatagatgtaataaaaaatcctttaataaaaaaaaatttaactgaCTTTACAAAAGCAGGAATGAAAACTAAAATTCTTGTTATTAAGCCTATTAATCGAAGTAAAGATGGAGCAAATAGTATAAACACTCCACTTAAATTTCAAACTATCAAAATTAAGGATCCCAACAAAAATAAAGCAAATGAAGAAAAGAAAACAGATCAAAGTGTGATTGCACCAGTTCCTAAGGTAGAATGTGCCATTCGTCCTCCATCTAGTTTAAGTAGCAATGAGAAAGGTCCTCTCCCCTCAATAactcagtcatttgaaaataataGTGATGTTGTAAATACCACTACTGAAATAAATGATGATAAAAGTACCAAAAATGATGCAGTGAAATCATCAGATACTAAAAGTAATGACAACAGTGACATCAAGGAGCAAGAAGTTTTAGCGCCTGAGAAtacaaaaagttaa